The Acidobacteriota bacterium genome has a segment encoding these proteins:
- a CDS encoding sulfatase-like hydrolase/transferase has translation MDKTDRPLPETGPRRRRLARPIGAGLALALLVAAAAAFLAKGRGPFRPGAAAGHNILLITLDTTRPDHLGCYGYAQAKTPNIDRLAGEGIRFARVYCPAPLTLPSHSTIMTGLYPATHGVRNNGHDLPAKWKTLAEILKAKGFATAAFVSSFSVDSRFGLGRGFDVYDDTFDVQAPLKGANAERRAEATFARFSRWFEKRDGARFFAWIHYYDPHLPYDPPSPYKEEAAGRPYDGEIAYMDRYVGAALDALASRGLLDKTLIVVAGDHGEGLGDKVERGHGIFLYDETVRVPLIVRDPASFPKPRVVEGAARLADVAPTILETLGFAGDAAAMEGRSLVPWIKDPARPGLACLVESFYPRENFGWSELAGIVAGPWKYIQAPRPELYDLRNDPAEKADLAGATPAKAAEMRQALERELLGLTAGSGPGPGPAAVGSGDRERLRSLGYVNFAPAAPGGAAPDPKDMIGLLRLIQEAQAFEAAGRFAEAEQAFERVVAEIPDSPEGYVDLALAQARQSRFDLALRTLVRGLARLPDSEVLLVRLGHTYLVSGKPREALEAMDKVLALNPQNLDALTVAAGILDATNRKAEARAFYERALAVEPESRHLRMSYAGNLASTGSLKEAIAVYEKLAADFPEEQAFYQFAGIAHSYLGEYDQAISLLRQAVAIRPTPVGFFNLAVAYEKRGDLREAAEALRMYLRNAQGESAANVAKARAELESLQKKVGSNGP, from the coding sequence ATGGATAAAACGGACCGTCCCCTCCCGGAGACCGGGCCGCGCCGGCGCCGGCTGGCCCGGCCGATCGGAGCCGGGCTGGCCTTGGCCCTGCTCGTCGCGGCGGCCGCCGCGTTCCTCGCCAAGGGGCGGGGACCGTTCCGGCCCGGAGCCGCCGCCGGTCACAACATCCTGCTCATCACCCTGGATACGACGCGGCCCGACCATCTGGGCTGCTATGGGTACGCCCAGGCGAAGACCCCCAACATCGACCGCCTGGCCGGCGAGGGGATCCGCTTCGCCCGCGTCTATTGCCCGGCCCCGCTGACCCTGCCCTCGCACAGCACCATCATGACCGGCCTCTATCCGGCCACGCACGGCGTCCGCAACAACGGCCACGATCTCCCGGCCAAATGGAAAACGCTGGCCGAGATCCTCAAGGCGAAGGGCTTCGCCACGGCGGCCTTCGTCTCGTCCTTCTCGGTCGATTCCCGGTTCGGCCTCGGCCGCGGCTTCGACGTCTACGACGACACGTTCGACGTCCAGGCGCCCCTGAAGGGGGCCAACGCCGAGCGCCGGGCTGAGGCGACCTTCGCCCGCTTCTCGCGCTGGTTCGAGAAGCGGGACGGGGCGCGGTTCTTCGCCTGGATCCACTATTACGATCCGCACCTGCCCTACGACCCGCCCTCGCCCTACAAGGAAGAAGCGGCCGGCCGGCCGTACGACGGCGAGATCGCCTATATGGACCGCTATGTCGGCGCCGCGCTGGACGCCCTCGCCTCCAGGGGCCTCCTCGACAAGACCCTCATCGTCGTGGCCGGCGACCACGGCGAGGGTCTGGGCGACAAGGTCGAGCGCGGGCACGGCATCTTCCTTTACGATGAGACCGTGCGCGTTCCCCTGATCGTCCGCGATCCCGCCTCCTTCCCGAAGCCCAGGGTGGTCGAAGGCGCGGCCCGGCTGGCGGACGTGGCCCCGACCATCCTGGAAACGCTCGGCTTCGCCGGCGATGCGGCCGCGATGGAAGGGCGGAGCCTCGTCCCCTGGATCAAGGACCCGGCCCGGCCGGGCCTGGCCTGCCTCGTCGAGAGCTTCTACCCGCGGGAGAACTTCGGCTGGTCGGAGCTGGCCGGGATCGTCGCCGGCCCCTGGAAATACATCCAGGCCCCGCGGCCCGAGCTCTATGACCTGCGGAACGACCCGGCGGAGAAGGCCGACCTGGCTGGCGCGACGCCGGCCAAGGCGGCCGAAATGCGGCAGGCGCTCGAGCGGGAGCTGCTCGGCCTGACCGCCGGGTCAGGCCCGGGCCCCGGCCCGGCGGCCGTCGGGTCCGGAGACCGGGAGCGGCTCCGCTCACTGGGCTACGTCAACTTCGCTCCGGCCGCGCCGGGCGGCGCCGCGCCAGATCCGAAAGACATGATCGGCCTGCTGCGGCTCATCCAGGAGGCCCAGGCCTTCGAGGCCGCGGGCCGCTTCGCCGAGGCCGAACAGGCCTTCGAGCGGGTCGTGGCCGAGATCCCCGACTCGCCCGAGGGCTACGTCGACCTGGCCCTGGCCCAGGCCCGGCAGAGCCGTTTCGACCTGGCCCTGCGGACGCTCGTCCGCGGCCTGGCCCGCCTGCCCGATTCCGAGGTCCTCCTCGTCCGTCTCGGCCACACCTACCTTGTCAGCGGCAAGCCGCGGGAAGCCCTGGAAGCCATGGATAAGGTCCTGGCCCTGAACCCGCAGAACCTCGACGCCCTGACCGTCGCCGCCGGCATCCTGGACGCGACGAACCGGAAGGCCGAGGCCCGGGCCTTCTATGAACGGGCCCTGGCCGTGGAACCGGAGAGCCGTCATCTCCGGATGAGCTATGCCGGGAACCTGGCCTCGACCGGGTCGTTGAAGGAAGCCATCGCCGTCTACGAGAAGCTGGCGGCCGATTTCCCGGAGGAGCAGGCCTTCTACCAGTTCGCCGGGATCGCCCACTCCTACCTCGGCGAATACGACCAGGCCATCTCGCTGCTGCGCCAGGCCGTGGCCATCCGGCCGACGCCGGTCGGGTTCTTCAACCTGGCCGTGGCCTACGAGAAGCGCGGCGACCTCCGCGAAGCGGCTGAGGCGCTGCGCATGTATCTCCGGAACGCCCAGGGCGAGAGCGCGGCCAATGTCGCCAAGGCCCGGGCCGAGCTGGAGAGCCTGCAAAAGAAGGTCGGCTCCAACGGGCCCTGA
- a CDS encoding ATP-binding protein: MMEDLSLHILDLAENAVAAGATRVLISVNENERRDVLTIRVADDGRGMPAADRARALDPFFTTGRKRTGLGLPLLAQTAELCGGRLTIASAPGRGTAVEARFPFSHLDRPPLTRMAETMMTLFFGHPGVSFRYAHARNGRRFSVLRRGRESAAADAAEITALRDALRAGLKRVGAA; the protein is encoded by the coding sequence ATGATGGAGGACCTCTCGCTCCACATCCTCGATCTCGCCGAGAACGCGGTGGCCGCGGGCGCGACGCGCGTCCTCATATCGGTCAACGAAAACGAGCGGCGCGATGTGCTGACCATCCGGGTCGCCGACGACGGCCGGGGCATGCCGGCGGCGGACCGGGCCCGGGCCCTCGACCCGTTCTTCACGACCGGGCGGAAGAGGACCGGCCTCGGGCTGCCTCTGCTGGCCCAGACGGCCGAGCTCTGCGGCGGCCGCCTGACCATCGCTTCGGCGCCCGGCCGGGGCACGGCGGTCGAGGCTCGCTTCCCGTTCTCGCACCTGGACCGGCCGCCGCTGACGCGGATGGCCGAGACCATGATGACCCTGTTCTTCGGCCATCCGGGCGTCAGCTTCCGCTACGCCCACGCCCGCAACGGCCGTCGTTTCAGCGTGTTGCGGCGGGGCCGGGAGAGCGCCGCGGCGGACGCGGCCGAGATCACCGCGCTGCGCGACGCGTTGCGGGCGGGATTGAAGCGGGTCGGAGCGGCGTGA
- a CDS encoding PHP domain-containing protein produces the protein MSLRRLRADLHIHTCLSPCGELSMSPRAVVERARAAGLDLIAVTDHNTTENAAAATAAAGGTGLAVLPGIELTTAEEVHVLGLFDAGADLGPFQAEVYRNLPDVPSKAKFIEDQVLVDADDYVMGFCPRGLFGATRFPVRDAVELIHAHGGLAIACHVDREAFGIIGQLGFIPPGLGLEAVEVSPRTTAAEARASLGSIGSLPIVRFSDAHRPEEIGAAVTEFLVAGPSLGEIRLALAGESGREVLAP, from the coding sequence ATGTCCCTGCGCCGTCTGCGGGCCGACCTCCACATCCACACCTGCCTGTCCCCCTGCGGCGAGCTGTCGATGTCGCCGCGGGCGGTCGTCGAGCGGGCCCGGGCGGCCGGGCTCGACCTCATCGCCGTCACCGACCACAACACGACCGAGAACGCCGCCGCCGCCACGGCCGCGGCCGGCGGAACCGGGCTGGCCGTCCTGCCCGGCATCGAGCTGACGACCGCCGAGGAGGTCCACGTCCTCGGGCTCTTCGACGCCGGCGCCGACCTCGGCCCTTTCCAGGCCGAGGTCTACCGCAACCTGCCCGACGTCCCGTCGAAAGCGAAGTTCATCGAGGACCAGGTCCTCGTCGACGCGGACGACTATGTCATGGGCTTCTGCCCCCGGGGCCTGTTCGGGGCGACGCGGTTCCCGGTCCGGGACGCCGTCGAGCTCATCCACGCCCACGGCGGGCTGGCCATCGCCTGCCACGTCGACCGCGAGGCCTTCGGCATCATCGGCCAGCTCGGCTTCATCCCGCCCGGACTCGGGCTCGAGGCCGTCGAGGTCTCGCCCCGGACGACGGCGGCCGAGGCCCGGGCAAGCCTCGGCTCCATCGGGTCCCTGCCCATCGTCCGCTTCTCCGACGCCCACAGGCCCGAGGAGATCGGCGCGGCCGTCACCGAATTCCTCGTGGCCGGCCCGTCGCTCGGGGAGATCCGCCTGGCCCTGGCCGGCGAGTCCGGACGGGAGGTCCTCGCTCCATGA
- a CDS encoding carboxypeptidase regulatory-like domain-containing protein, whose protein sequence is MNKKAFILVLIACASMAGLAFAQLTPEGRINGKVVDTQGGPLPGVNVEAASPRLIGKAMAVTDGAGVYRLMALPSGPYEITYSLRGFKTLVRKGIVLELSQTLAVNVTLEEATLEEQVTVVGQSPLIDVKSTVKGQVMTKDIYLALPRGRSFDSLISTIPGVQNESVTAGISVDGASGVENVFFADGADITNFHLGTKGQNVVLELLDEVKVTASGYNAEFGGSMGGVINIITRSGGNEFHGDVIGYYENNTRLMQGYTRGYLQQNLDDYTVWEYANNDTLYFDHGKDRDKYNRYELVLSLGGYIVKDKLWFFLSANPAFDRRIASRDFNYGAGPFASFRNRNTDLGGSLRISAAPFKGFRLSGSFIENYNKYRGAIPSVRGYDDSSYEWGKEGYDYPNWTAALTADYSLGNSLLVSLRSGWHWANTTDQQILPPDRSTFYFSYSNLRYEDEPFYVENPGLLHSRYWTDSGVLRETKRDIEEKVSNNLDVSYYLNWMGEHALKAGFGYTYLHEDNDSTATHPRVYLNWGRTTTALGAPIGVGADPFLEDGETPNPAYGQYGYYYIRGSWTQPINGGSWKIHANNFSAYLQDSWTIKGKLTVNFGLRAESQYIPSMTTEAYPNFTDKPVKFDFGQMLAPRLGVVYDVFGDSKLKIFGSFGIYYDVMKLYMAELTFGGWKRVQDYYSLNTLDYRLIAASGAFNDRASQEAGGSYIGSLDFLPPSFGRVDPNLKPTAQREISFGAEKKLAEDLSISARFVNKHLIRTIEDVGAWAITTNPDGTREWTETFYVTNPGYGWSLPVSQGGKFPDKWTDPGEDEVTGTEDDGLTYTIWPNPKATREYLGLNISLEKRFSHNWQGGINYTLSRVSGNYSGLASSDEVSGGEGRIGPNVEQYYDDFYIMYDAKGYVLKGPLAQDRTHYVKAYGSYSFPFGLTVGLVAYGRSGLPLTTKLYLNDRYIYPENRGDRGRLPFTFWADLYLDYTLKLGDKYRASINLQIDNATNTKTVQSYEMTLNLDGIYATNTQILDGTLARDYLVMVADAGDSDYGYNKWATRFGSWSARLGLKFSF, encoded by the coding sequence ATGAACAAAAAGGCTTTCATTCTTGTCCTCATCGCCTGCGCGTCCATGGCCGGGCTGGCGTTCGCCCAGCTGACGCCCGAAGGCCGGATCAACGGCAAGGTCGTCGACACCCAGGGCGGCCCCCTGCCCGGGGTCAACGTCGAGGCCGCCAGCCCCAGGCTCATCGGCAAGGCCATGGCCGTGACCGACGGGGCCGGCGTCTACCGCCTGATGGCCCTGCCGTCGGGCCCGTATGAGATCACCTATTCGCTCCGGGGCTTCAAGACGCTCGTCCGCAAGGGCATCGTGCTCGAGCTGTCCCAGACCCTGGCCGTCAACGTCACGCTCGAGGAGGCGACCCTCGAGGAGCAGGTCACGGTCGTCGGCCAGAGCCCGCTCATCGACGTCAAGAGCACGGTCAAGGGCCAGGTCATGACCAAGGACATCTATCTCGCGCTGCCGCGCGGCCGGTCCTTCGATTCGCTCATCAGCACCATCCCCGGCGTCCAGAACGAGAGCGTCACCGCGGGGATCTCCGTCGACGGCGCCTCGGGCGTCGAGAACGTTTTCTTCGCCGACGGCGCGGACATCACCAACTTCCACCTGGGGACCAAGGGCCAGAACGTCGTCCTCGAGCTTCTCGACGAGGTCAAGGTCACGGCCTCCGGCTACAACGCCGAGTTCGGCGGCTCCATGGGCGGCGTCATCAACATCATCACCCGCTCCGGAGGCAACGAGTTCCACGGCGACGTCATCGGCTATTATGAGAACAACACCCGGCTGATGCAGGGCTACACCCGCGGTTACCTCCAGCAGAACCTGGACGATTACACCGTCTGGGAATACGCGAACAACGATACGCTCTACTTCGACCACGGCAAGGACCGGGACAAGTACAACCGCTACGAGCTGGTCCTGAGCCTGGGCGGCTACATCGTCAAGGACAAGCTCTGGTTCTTCCTTTCGGCGAACCCGGCCTTCGACCGGAGGATCGCGTCCCGGGATTTCAACTACGGGGCCGGGCCCTTTGCCAGCTTCCGGAACAGGAACACCGATCTGGGGGGATCGCTCCGGATATCGGCCGCTCCGTTCAAGGGATTCCGCCTGTCGGGCAGCTTCATCGAGAATTACAACAAGTACCGCGGCGCCATCCCGAGCGTCCGGGGCTATGACGATTCGTCCTATGAGTGGGGCAAGGAAGGCTATGATTATCCCAATTGGACGGCCGCGCTGACGGCGGACTATTCCCTGGGCAACAGCCTGCTCGTGAGCCTGCGGAGCGGCTGGCACTGGGCGAACACGACGGACCAGCAGATCCTGCCGCCGGACAGGTCGACGTTCTACTTCAGCTATTCCAACCTCCGCTACGAGGACGAGCCGTTCTACGTCGAAAATCCGGGTCTTCTTCATTCCCGCTACTGGACCGACTCCGGCGTCCTGAGGGAGACGAAACGTGACATCGAGGAGAAGGTCAGCAACAACCTGGATGTTTCCTACTATCTGAACTGGATGGGGGAGCACGCCCTCAAGGCCGGCTTCGGCTATACCTACCTTCATGAGGATAACGATTCCACGGCGACGCATCCGCGGGTCTACCTGAACTGGGGGAGGACCACGACCGCTCTGGGCGCCCCGATCGGCGTCGGGGCGGACCCGTTCCTCGAGGACGGCGAGACGCCCAACCCGGCCTACGGCCAGTACGGCTACTACTACATCCGCGGCTCCTGGACACAGCCCATCAACGGAGGATCCTGGAAGATCCACGCCAACAATTTCTCGGCCTACCTCCAGGATTCCTGGACGATCAAGGGCAAGCTCACGGTCAACTTCGGGCTCCGGGCCGAGAGCCAGTACATCCCGTCGATGACGACCGAAGCCTATCCCAATTTCACGGACAAGCCGGTCAAGTTCGACTTCGGCCAGATGCTGGCCCCCCGGCTCGGCGTCGTCTACGACGTGTTCGGGGATTCCAAGCTGAAGATCTTCGGCAGCTTCGGCATCTACTACGACGTCATGAAGCTCTACATGGCCGAGCTGACCTTCGGCGGCTGGAAGCGCGTCCAGGATTATTATTCCCTGAACACCCTCGATTACCGCCTGATCGCGGCCAGCGGCGCCTTCAACGACCGGGCCAGCCAGGAGGCCGGCGGCAGCTACATCGGATCGCTCGATTTCCTGCCGCCGTCGTTCGGCCGGGTCGACCCGAACCTGAAGCCGACGGCCCAGCGGGAGATCTCCTTCGGGGCCGAGAAGAAGCTGGCCGAGGACCTTTCGATCTCCGCCCGCTTCGTCAACAAGCACCTCATCCGGACGATCGAGGACGTCGGGGCCTGGGCGATCACGACCAATCCCGACGGGACGCGGGAATGGACGGAGACCTTTTACGTCACCAACCCCGGCTACGGCTGGTCGCTGCCCGTGAGCCAGGGAGGAAAGTTCCCCGACAAATGGACGGACCCCGGCGAAGACGAGGTGACCGGGACCGAGGATGACGGGCTGACGTATACGATCTGGCCCAATCCCAAAGCCACGCGGGAGTACCTCGGGCTGAACATCTCCCTGGAAAAGAGGTTCAGCCACAACTGGCAGGGCGGGATCAACTACACCCTGAGCCGCGTCTCGGGGAATTATTCCGGCCTGGCCAGCTCCGACGAGGTCAGCGGCGGCGAAGGCCGCATCGGCCCGAACGTTGAACAGTACTATGATGATTTCTACATCATGTACGACGCCAAGGGATATGTCCTCAAGGGGCCCCTGGCCCAGGACCGGACGCACTACGTCAAGGCCTATGGCTCCTACTCCTTCCCGTTCGGGCTGACCGTGGGCCTCGTGGCCTACGGACGAAGCGGGCTGCCCCTGACGACGAAGCTCTATCTCAACGACCGTTACATCTATCCCGAGAACCGCGGGGACCGGGGCCGCCTGCCCTTCACCTTCTGGGCCGACCTCTATCTGGATTACACCCTCAAGCTCGGCGACAAGTACCGCGCCTCCATCAACCTCCAGATCGACAACGCGACCAACACCAAGACGGTCCAGAGCTACGAGATGACGCTCAACCTGGACGGCATCTACGCGACCAATACGCAGATCCTCGACGGGACCCTGGCCAGGGATTACCTGGTCATGGTCGCGGACGCCGGGGACTCGGACTACGGGTACAACAAATGGGCGACCCGGTTCGGTTCCTGGTCCGCCCGGCTCGGGCTCAAGTTCTCCTTCTGA
- a CDS encoding DRTGG domain-containing protein, with protein MILSDLVPRLELKVFTAGVALDRPVRGGYASDLLSDVIGHARKDDLWVTMQVHPNIVAVAVLKELAAIVVVNGREPAPETLEQAAREKVPILGAGSGTFELAGRLYGLGLKGS; from the coding sequence ATGATCCTGTCCGATCTGGTCCCGCGTCTCGAGCTCAAGGTCTTCACGGCCGGCGTCGCGCTCGACCGGCCTGTCCGCGGCGGCTACGCGAGCGACCTCCTCAGCGACGTCATCGGCCACGCCCGCAAGGACGACCTCTGGGTGACCATGCAGGTCCATCCGAACATCGTCGCCGTCGCGGTCCTCAAGGAGCTGGCCGCCATCGTCGTCGTCAACGGCCGCGAGCCGGCTCCCGAGACCCTGGAGCAGGCCGCCCGCGAGAAAGTGCCCATTCTCGGCGCCGGTTCGGGCACGTTCGAGCTGGCCGGGCGGCTGTACGGACTCGGCCTCAAGGGAAGTTGA
- a CDS encoding [Fe-Fe] hydrogenase large subunit C-terminal domain-containing protein, whose protein sequence is MNETKTEKNFHAIHITKDKCIGCVRCLSACPTRAIRVQDGRARIIGQLCIDCAECLRICPRDAIHSHTTSFAALDAFDYKVAIPSTVLYGQFGSSVLPNEILSALRRIGFDEVYDLSSICELNCAATEEYLNDHPRPRPYITSTCPVVVRIIQRRYASLCGQILPIEPPREIAAKILRTILPKSLGLPAERIGIIHITPCPAKIVSINSPASLAKSYLDGAISIRDIFPQVVKALRKSEEDSLMRHLFPETLFSGIGMGWSLSGGEIRGLKSHRAVAVSGIQDTMRVLDQVEGGLLQDIDLLECTVCPDGCVGGPLEVENRFLAKSRILELVAAAGEHAVVDQKDVSRLYHRNFLSFDHPVPPAEARPLDLDPATAIRKAKLRDKIDAGLPQKDCGICGAPDCRTLADDIVRGYARLEDCPFAETAKTKKEKR, encoded by the coding sequence ATGAACGAGACCAAGACCGAAAAGAACTTCCACGCCATCCACATCACCAAGGACAAGTGCATCGGCTGCGTCCGCTGCCTGTCCGCCTGCCCGACCCGGGCCATCCGGGTCCAGGACGGCCGGGCCCGCATCATCGGCCAGCTCTGCATCGACTGCGCCGAATGCCTCCGGATCTGCCCGCGCGACGCCATCCACTCCCACACCACCTCGTTCGCCGCGCTAGACGCCTTCGATTACAAGGTCGCCATCCCCTCGACGGTGCTCTACGGCCAGTTCGGCTCCTCCGTCCTGCCCAACGAGATCCTCTCGGCCCTGCGCCGCATCGGCTTCGACGAGGTCTACGACCTCAGCTCCATCTGCGAGCTCAACTGCGCGGCGACCGAGGAGTACCTCAACGACCACCCCCGGCCGCGGCCGTACATCACCTCGACCTGCCCGGTCGTGGTCCGCATCATCCAGCGGCGCTACGCGTCGCTCTGCGGCCAGATCCTGCCCATCGAGCCGCCCCGGGAGATCGCGGCCAAGATCCTGCGCACGATCCTGCCCAAGTCGCTCGGCCTCCCCGCGGAACGGATCGGGATCATCCACATCACCCCGTGCCCGGCCAAGATCGTCTCCATCAACAGTCCGGCCTCCCTGGCCAAGTCCTACCTCGACGGGGCCATCTCGATCCGGGACATCTTCCCGCAGGTCGTCAAGGCCCTGCGCAAGAGCGAGGAGGACTCCCTGATGCGGCACCTTTTCCCGGAGACGCTCTTCAGCGGCATCGGCATGGGCTGGTCCCTGTCCGGGGGCGAGATCCGGGGGCTCAAAAGCCATCGGGCCGTGGCCGTGTCCGGCATCCAGGACACCATGCGCGTCCTCGATCAGGTCGAGGGCGGGCTCCTCCAGGACATCGACCTGCTCGAGTGCACGGTCTGTCCGGACGGCTGCGTCGGGGGGCCCCTCGAAGTCGAGAACCGCTTCCTGGCCAAGAGCCGGATCCTGGAGCTCGTCGCGGCCGCCGGCGAGCACGCCGTCGTGGACCAGAAGGACGTCAGCCGGCTCTATCACCGGAACTTCCTGTCGTTCGACCACCCCGTGCCGCCTGCCGAAGCCCGGCCCCTGGACCTCGATCCGGCCACGGCCATCCGCAAGGCCAAGCTCCGGGACAAGATCGACGCCGGCCTGCCCCAGAAGGACTGCGGCATCTGCGGCGCGCCCGACTGCCGGACCCTGGCCGACGATATCGTCCGCGGCTACGCCCGGCTGGAGGACTGCCCGTTCGCCGAGACGGCCAAGACGAAGAAGGAGAAACGATGA
- a CDS encoding ATP-binding protein — MPAAEPVFRREFPVKGGDFANAGAAACEIKELLKDLGLATATIRRAAIVAYEAEMNVIMYASEARMNLAVSSEEVRLTIDDRGPGIADVELAMTEGYSTATAEMRELGFGAGMGLPNIKRNADVFAIDSEVGRGTRLDIIIRTNGHGPS; from the coding sequence ATGCCCGCCGCTGAGCCCGTCTTCCGCCGGGAGTTCCCCGTCAAGGGCGGGGACTTCGCCAACGCCGGAGCCGCCGCCTGTGAAATCAAGGAGCTGCTGAAGGACCTCGGGCTGGCCACCGCGACGATCCGCCGCGCGGCCATCGTGGCCTACGAGGCGGAGATGAACGTGATCATGTACGCGAGCGAGGCCCGGATGAACCTGGCCGTCTCCTCGGAGGAAGTCCGCCTGACCATCGACGATCGCGGCCCCGGCATCGCCGACGTCGAACTGGCCATGACGGAAGGCTATTCGACGGCGACGGCAGAGATGCGGGAGCTCGGCTTCGGCGCCGGCATGGGCCTGCCGAACATCAAGAGGAACGCCGACGTCTTTGCCATCGACTCGGAGGTGGGCCGGGGGACGCGCCTCGACATCATCATCCGGACGAACGGACACGGACCATCATGA